The DNA sequence TGATATAGTCTTCATACTCTTGGCAAGATGAACTACCATCTAAAAggtcaataattttctcattcaCCACATCCACTACTTTGAAAGAATCACAAACTTCACTATACAATACTTGTAGGGTTGCTGTGGAGTCTCCTCTCTTGTGTGCATCCTTGAAGAGTCCCACCTTCCTGGTGAATCTCCTCTTGGCATTAGCACGTTCCCTTTTCAAGTCATCCATGGCTGCTCTGCGAATTTTGCTGAATTGTAGTGTAGGATAATGACTATGATTGGGCTGACTTGCTGTAtcttgatttattgattgattcagCCTGCAAATTTAATGtcaacataaacacagcatacCTCAATATCATGTAACTCCCTTCAATATCTTGTAACTTCACCCAGTAAACAGAAGAATAACATAAGATGAACACATATCCCATTCTATTATTCACTATTGCAATGACACACGATACATATAAAATAGTACTCACAAAATGACCGCCCATCATCAGCCAAGGCAGACTTCACCATATGTCTGATTACAGCATTACCCCAACTATGCTGCAAAGTTACACTTAATCAAATCCTCCTATCAGCACCGCATTCAATATAACACCAACCAATATGCACAATCAGCGGCATAACATAAGTCAAACAAATCAGAGAAATAATGTTATCACAAAACTCACCTCAGTCAAACAACCGCCACTCACCCCTGACAGGCACCAACTGTACCTCTGCCTACCTTCCCCCTACACCCTGAGTGCGGTATAATATATATCCGTGTTACATACACAGACCCTAAAAGAAAACTTCCTCttgacaaacaaatacacattaCTAACCAATACCAAACTTGttaataagtaagaaaacaatatatgtatctcaataataattacaattctTGTCATATATGCCAATAACAATTATACAGTAACTGGAATACAACCCGTGTCTACACCTCTTTCCAACCAATGACAGCGACACACACTGCCCGCTCCACATTCAAAGGTGCCAACATTGACATTATAATTCTAATATGATGAGAATCATATTACATTATGTAAGCAATTTCTATGGTACTGGTGGATGGCCACTAAAAAATGATGctcgtatgtatatatatatatatatatatatatatatatatatatatatatatatatatatatatatatatatatatatatatatatatatatatatatatatatatatatatatatatatatatatatatatatatatatatatatatatatatatatatatatatatatatatatatatatatatatatatatatatatatatatatatatatatatatatatatatatatatatatatatatatatatatatatatatatatatatatatatatatatatatatatatatatatatatatatatatatatatatatatatatatatatatatatatatatatatatatatatatatatatatatatatatatatatatatatatatatatatatatatatatatatatatatatatatatatatatatatatatatatatatatatatatatatatatatatatatatatatatatatatatatatatatatatatatatatatatatatatatatatatatatatatatatatatatatatatatatatatatatatatatatatatatatatatatgagggagagaaaactaattttactttaatgattttcctcaggctgaacgcctcatgcagttgacactctctgagagacgcaaaaaaataatcaatgggaacattcttgtagcagaaatcctgaacttgtacccgtggattcagacttttgatggtgtaagtgtgtatatatgtacactttatggattttgctacatattgttactaattgtcaactttatttgtagggctataatgtatatagctatttatattttatagtaggtaattgatatttaactaccggtacttccattctccctctcaggctcaaaggcctcagtgacgggagatgagcactcataactaagtacagttattgcagatgctcatctctgtaaccttcacttataattatttgatgcttatatctttatagataatcaaggagttcctgagattagaaccacaagcggatgaaccagacccaagagtagcagttttgaaagggctggagaaatataggctcccaataattgccattctcaaaaaaagaaaagcagttcctctgtatatggaaaccttacttgaactctatgaccacgatgaaagtcaatgtgagtaatgtctagttcaacttgttcatttcagtagctggtagcaatttaatatatgcatcttttcatcattagcaatgcctctttcacttttataagcatagtattcatgaaactatgctgcatgcaaaaaccaaacattgtattaagcatTGTATTGCTATCTACctgtaatgcttgcaccaatttctataaaggtaatcatttaattgttaaattcctgctcttctatcaaatttttggctgaatgctatggctaaataattgtttgcagcataagtgatgttaaagattttaataggtgtaaagcatctctctctctctctctctctctctctctctctctctctctctctctctctctctctctctctctctctctcgtaaggaaagacattatttctagtgtaaataaacacaatagcctgtccaatttgaaatttaaaatgtaaatattatcaatctttttagaaTTGTTAGCCTCTTAGAATTGTTAGaatcctcttcccttgcagtccaATAAGACAAGTCACTAATTCGCgtggagatagaattcttgGAGTCACCTTTGCCGGCGCTGGCGCAAGTGCAAACAGTCTGATAAAGGTTTAttccatggttgtgatgaagttcaggacttctcacactgttttggtggatatgatgagaagaatcgggAGTTCGGAACATCAATGCGTTATGTCGGGGCATGTAGGTTCTgctggggttttctttctttttctttttttttttttttttatcagtactcatcatattcttacGAGGACTTGCTACACGAAGCATTACTGCattatgatattaccaaaatagtgtctcaagtaaaaaacataaccgcATACTCATACAaaaagatttgctgctgtgacacaaaggacaaaaatcattagtatactggtcgttctgagcattcagtcaaaatgcttgtcattcatataattaggAGGAGCTTTACttttgttaattcttatgtgataaagcaataattacaggagGCTTTTAAAAGACTGGTACTCAAATTAGTGGACTGTCCTATTGGATGTgaccatatcttcactttttccttacacagttaattttcttttgtttatttgatttacttattatcaaatttatcatatatttatttatttgcaccagatgcttgcttagttatattggggttacttcacctgcttggagaaaggaaagattccatttttactaaggttaaatttcagtacctttgattttagagtggtgtgtatatattgaaatttctgaatatattatcaccttaagatatacatctacatataaattttattttaatgtcaaaatgttattaatgtttacactattatttcttccttaaggtaccagaagaagaactaagaacaggGCAGTCTAGTTTGTCCATTCAACATGTTGGAGACATACATGTCAGGCAGATTTTGTGTATTATTTGATGGTGCACCTGTAGCtgaaccaacatgtatttctatggctgtagtctcattggtagcagggctttatgtgtttaatattgaacacccaaaaaattgtgaacatttcctccatttcacaacatcccatctcttaggtatcaagtatgacaaaggtaacacttcaaaaacaagatctctgcttgtaaaactcaatgaagtaaagacagaattgagctacaaaaatgcataaatctgcttccaaatatattaaactccacacataatgcctctctctctctctctctctctctctctctctctctctctctctctctctctctctctctctctctctctctcacacacacacacacacacacacacacacacacacacacacacacacacacacacacacactagtcaattactagttaaagattaatcagtgaaatacataacattatgttaataagtgttctaaaaggaaaaggaaatacttgtacttccccttccccccacccagtattcatgaaatcttactgaattgttatcttggagagtagactctctctctctctctctctctctctctctctctctctctctctctctctctctccaaattgggtagtattcttcatgtaccatatggcgcatatatttttattttttatgcattttttaccttttttttgttttatttctatgttATTGGAACTGATACGTGAtgcttctttattactgttctgagcacttgtgtagatttgtttagttagtatatcccatagaaatactcattttcttttttgtgtggctttaaaggattaatagtgacatatggatatgatctgggttaaaagcttctacaaataaggttaaatgtctatttttgcactggttgtttccctaagtttcttaaaagtagtgtgatataatgattagcagtggactaattaattattctttacagggtctgtaactccttacatttcctttatgttaactttacttacttattttttcctttagtttatgaatgggaggaaggtttaatattcatatcttaagagatgcttactttctttttcacattgaagttttagtgattaatactcacaaatgtgtattatttacttaatggcttgtcaaaacaggtgctgtttgtgttgcttttttttctcatactaGGATGAAGTATTActaatggagtttattttttacatctgttttatatatcattacagttttgaggggagctttctgttaaatgttcaagtgaaaagcatattatactatagatgataaaaattagtttttttttttttttttttttttttttttttagtgcaatgaaatggagggaacatttaattgtatatgaatatattgaatttattacctatttctttccctaaccttcagacagcagtagctagctgctagtattaaaggtactaatgattcatcatctgcctaagaaagactaactaattagtcatttaattgactaacacctatgatccactttactaatgtggttggtagaagcagtgaacagtacGAAGGCATTAGATATATTTTAGTAAGACCATACTCAGGTTGAGTGCTCAGTCAGTCACAAATTGACTAACATTACGTTAGTCATTGTGACTAATGCTGCCACTCGTTCAAGACCCCATGGGTTTTACTAGGAAAAGTTAGTCAGcacgactaactttggttttgtgtgtggtATTTTTTGGGCCTATGTTGTTTTCCTATAaactattgttttatttacccCCTGAACCACCATCCTCTCAGAAACTAATGATTCGCAATAAAAAAACAGAGCAGATTGATATAAAACAGACCGTTATGTACAAGAGATAGACTGGCCTACACAAATAAGCAGCCCCTTACCGTGGCTGCCAGCCAGCTGTCACGCACCACCACCTAagccaacctaaccaaactaacttaacctaattaacctaattaatctaatcaaactaatctaaccaaacgaaactaacttaaccaaattaacctaaccaaaatatcctaacctaacctaaccaaattaacctaaccaaattaatCTAACAGAACCaaaataatataacctaacAAACCACCCTAAATTAAACTAACCTTGCTTCCCCCAAAAATACAGACAGATATTTAAAAATTACTGTCAGcattataaatatataatttgcagtgggtatatatatatatatatatatatatatatatatatatatatatatatatatatatatatatatatatatatatatatatatatatatatatatatatatatatatatattgtcacgagagggcaagatcatgaagatacccagactgagtcccagctgaagtggaggatgacgtcacactacgtcacctcgccggccgcctaccctggggctcgggagtatcacgtgacgtgtagcagccctgggattggtggcggaacagtttgggagacagagtggcgggagaacactggtgagggaagaaagcccgcgcgtcgccgacactgcctTCGGTACTTGTATGTtcctttgtgagctggagcgaggcgtcaagaagccttccgagggtcgacaagaggcccggggtgccgagctacagcataggactactgtgtagtgtgagcaacggagaatagagggccagaagccacaagtgtgttttactactcgccttctgaggggagccaggggagaac is a window from the Scylla paramamosain isolate STU-SP2022 chromosome 26, ASM3559412v1, whole genome shotgun sequence genome containing:
- the LOC135113915 gene encoding uncharacterized protein LOC135113915, which codes for MNMANAVLTSFPAILRNSDLEEHELQLQWKLRTQRKFQNSRKRQDSSVTEVTSRKRKIPCIEPKETACPLMYGVKAYFPPRPHSEDDESLERHRQWLALHWMKKDPELDKAERLMQLTLSERRKKIINGNILVAEILNLYPWIQTFDGIIKEFLRLEPQADEPDPRVAVLKGLEKYRLPIIAILKKRKAVPLYMETLLELYDHDESQYACLVILGLLHLLGERKDSIFTKVPEEELRTGQSSLSIQHVGDIHVRQILCII